One window from the genome of Ananas comosus cultivar F153 linkage group 13, ASM154086v1, whole genome shotgun sequence encodes:
- the LOC109719261 gene encoding kinesin-like protein KIN-5A, translating into MESSHRKGGSYVSISPSHTPRSSDKMVRDTRSHESNGNSNSKHDKEKGVNVQVLLRCRPLNEEEVRSNIPVVISCNELRREVLATLSIANKQIDRTFVFDKVFGPSSQQKDLFYHAVVPLVNEVLEGYNCTIFAYGQTGTGKTYTMEGGGTKMKNGELPSDAGVIPRAVRQIFDILEAQSAEYSMKVTFLELYNEEITDLLAPEESKFSDDKSKKPIALMEDGKGGVFVRGLEEEIVSSAGEIYKILDKGSSKRRTAETLLNKQSSRSHSIFSITIHIKECTPEGEEMIKCGKLNLVDLAGSENISRSGAREGRAREAGEINKSLLTLGRVINTLVEHSGHIPYRDSKLTRLLRDSLGGRTKTCIIATISPSIQCMEETLSTLDYAHRAKNIKNKPEVNQKMMKSALIKDLYSEIDRLKQEVYAAREKNGVYIPRDRFLQEEAEKKAMSEKLDRVELDLETKDKQLVGLQELFNSQKALSAELSDKLQKSQKTLEDTEHTLSDLEQKYRQANSTIKEKEYLILNLLKSEKALVGRACELRSELENAAVDVSGLFSKIERKDKVEDANRNLVQRFHSQLAQELDLLGKTVSASVSQQENQIKQLEEEMQSCASMKGQVTEELRGQIGKLKEICGSKIGELDGLAGELDENACLTFGKLNSQVNMHTSALEDCLKGLLLEADRIVNELQSRLSNQEDQLDSFIHLQREGLLRTVETTRSISAVTMNFFDTLDAHSSKLSNIMEESNNVHDEQLSQLEKKFEECAAKEESYLLEKMAELLASSNARKNNLVQSAISSLRETASDRSSNLQSEMETSHNFTSSVREQWMAYVEKTEKNYHNDTVVIESGRCGLADGLQQCMIMAKSCSKQWSNAQNSLLSIGRSNVASTDSIIRGGIDANKQLRARFSSAASNTLEDVDVVNKSLLSSIENTLKLDNDMHEKVKSMNASHHGELTEMQNGHSHKIADISETAERSLVKDYMVDEISCTTPRRRAINLPSVQSIEELKTPAFEELLKSFWEEKPSIKQSNGDVKHFSGVHESQSQTQRLPLTTVN; encoded by the exons ATGGAGAGTTCACATAGGAAAGGGGGAAGCTATGTCTCGATTTCTCCATCGCATACCCCGCGATCCAGCGATAAGATGGTAAGGGACACTCGTTCTCACGAAAGCAATGGGAATTCCAATAGCAAGCATGATAAGGAGAAAGGGGTTAATGTCCAAGTCCTTCTTCGATGCAG GCCTTTAAATGAGGAGGAGGTTCGGTCGAATATCCCAGTGGTGATATCTTGCAATGAGCTCAGAAGAGAAGTATTGGCCACTCTGAGTATTGCCAACAAGCAGATTGATAGAACATTTGTGTTCGATAAG GTTTTCGGCCCATCATCCCAACAAAAGGACTTATTCTATCATGCTGTTGTTCCACTTGTAAATGAGGTTCTCGAGGGATACAATTGCACCATTTTTGCCTATGGGCAAACGGGTACGGGAAAAACATACACAATGGAAGGAGGAGGGACAAAAATGAAG AATGGAGAATTGCCAAGTGATGCCGGTGTAATACCAAGGGCTGTTCGACAAATCTTTGATATACTTGAGGCACAGAGCGCGGAGTACAGCATGAAGGTCACATTTCTCGAACTGTACAACGAGGAGATCACGGATCTCTTGGCTCCTGAAGAGTCGAAATTCTCAGATGACAAGTCTAAGAAGCCGATAGCTCTCATGGAGGATGGAAAGGGGGGAGTTTTTGTTAGGGGTTTGGAGGAGGAGATAGTTTCTTCTGCTGGTGAGATATATAAGATATTGGATAAAGGGTCTTCGAAGCGGCGTACTGCTGAAACCCTACTTAACAAGCAGAGCAGCCGATCTCACTCGATATTTTCAATTACTATTCACATTAAGGAGTGCACTCCCGAGGGTGAGGAGATGATCAAATGCGGGAAGCTTAATCTTGTTGACCTTGCTGGTTCGGAGAACATTTCACGGTCCGGTGCAAGAGAG GGACGAGCACGTGAAGCTGGAGAGATTAATAAAAGTTTGCTTACACTCGGTCGTGTCATTAATACTCTTGTTGAACACTCTGGTCACATTCCTTACAG GGATAGCAAATTGACAAGACTACTAAGAGATTCGTTGGGAGGGAGGACAAAGACTTGCATTATAGCCACCATATCGCCTTCCATTCAATGCATGGAAGAGACACTGAGTACACTAGATTATGCACATCGTGCTAAGAATATCAAGAACAAACCAGAG GTTAATCAGAAGATGATGAAATCTGCGCTTATCAAAGATTTGTACTCGGAAATTGACCGCCTTAAACAAG AAGTATATGCTGCAAGAGAGAAGAATGGTGTATACATTCCACGGGATCGATTTTTGCAAGAAGAAGCTGAGAAGAAA GCCATGAGTGAGAAACTGGACCGCGTAGAACTTGATTTGGAAACTAAGGATAAG CAATTGGTTGGACTTCAAGAGCTTTTTAATTCTCAAAAAGCATTGAGCGCAGAATTAAGCGACAAACTTCAAAAGTCCCAG AAAACACTGGAAGACACTGAACACACATTATCAGATCTGGAACAGAAGTATAGGCAGGCAAATTCCACAATTAAGGAAAAGGAATACTTGATACTTAATCTCCTTAAATCTG AGAAAGCCCTTGTTGGTCGAGCTTGTGAGCTTCGATCTGAGCTGGAGAATGCAGCAGTGGATGTATCTGGCTTGTTTTCTAAGATAG AACGAAAAGATAAGGTGGAAGATGCAAACAGAAATCTTGTCCAAAGATTCCACTCTCAATTAGCTCAGGAGCTGGATTTGTTAGGCAAGACTGTCTCAGCTTCTGTTTCTCAGCAGGAAAACCAAATAAAACAACTAGAAGAAGAAATGCAATCCTGTGCCTCCATGAAAGGCCAG GTTACTGAAGAACTCCGAGGGCAGATAGGAAAACTTAAGGAGATTTGTGGTTCTAAGATTGGAGAATTGGATGGTTTAGCTGGTGAACTTGATGAAAATGCTTGCTTAACTTTTGGGAAATTGAACTCACAAGTCAACATGCACACTTCTGCTCTTGAGGAT TGTTTGAAGGGCCTTTTGCTGGAAGCTGATCGGATTGTTAATGAACTTCAGAGCAGGCTTTCTAACCAAGAGGATCAATTAGATTCATTCATTCATCTGCAGCGTGAG GGACTTCTTAGAACTGTAGAGACAACAAGGTCTATATCGGCAGTTACGATGAATTTCTTCGACACATTAGATGCTCATTCTTCTAAATTGAGCAATATCATGGAAGAATCAAACAATGTACATGATGAGCAACTTTCACAGCTTGAAAAGAAGTTTGAG GAATGTGCTGCTAAAGAAGAAAGCTACTTGTTAGAAAAGATGGCAGAGTTGCTGGCAAGTTCAAATGCTAGGAAGAATAATCTG GTTCAATCAGCTATCAGCAGTCTCAGGGAGACTGCTTCGGACCGTAGCAGTAATCTACAGAGCGAAATGGAGACATCCCATAACTTCACTTCTTCTGTTAGAGAACAGTGGATGGCTTATGTggagaaaacagaaaaaaactACCATAATGATACTGTTGTGATAGAAAGTGGAAGATGTGGCTTAGCAGACGGCCTTCAACAATG CATGATAATGGCAAAATCGTGCTCGAAACAATGGAGTAATGCTCAGAACTCTCTTCTCAGTATAGGAAGAAGTAATGTAGCTTCAACAGATTCCATTATAAG GGGTGGAATTGATGCAAACAAGCAACTGCGTGCTAGATTTTCATCTGCCGCTTCTAACACTTTGGAAGATGTTGATGTTGTAAATAAGAGCCTTCTTTCCTCGATTGaaa ATACGTTGAAATTGGACAATGATATGCATGAGAAGGTCAAATCTATGAATGCTTCCCATCATGGGGAGCTTACAGAAATGCAGAATGGACACAGTCACAAGATTGCTGATATCTCAGAAACTGCAGAGAGGTCTCTAGTTAAGGACTATATG GTGGATGAAATATCATGTACAACGCCACGAAGGCGAGCAATTAATTTGCCTAGTGTGCAGTCAATTGAGGAGCTGAAGACTCCTGCATTTGAAGAGCTATTGAAGTCATTCTGGGAGGAAAAACCTTCTATTAAGCAGTCTAATGGAGATGTAAAGCATTTTTCTGGGGTGCATGAGTCTCAGTCACAGACACAAAGACTCCCTCTTACTACAGTTAATTAA
- the LOC109719264 gene encoding uncharacterized protein LOC109719264 codes for MGIIRSSFTFLLGTGCGIYIAQNYNVPNVKRLINTWMFVAKHIEETYRKPKKDED; via the coding sequence ATGGGGATAATCAGGAGCAGCTTCACTTTCCTGTTGGGAACCGGTTGTGGCATATACATTGCTCAAAATTACAATGTCCCAAATGTAAAGAGGCTCATAAATACTTGGATGTTTGTGGCAAAGCACATTGAAGAAACATATAGGAAGCCGAAGAAGGATGAAGATTAA